Below is a genomic region from Lepidochelys kempii isolate rLepKem1 chromosome 5, rLepKem1.hap2, whole genome shotgun sequence.
GCACAGGCccttaggcagactggcttgctaaGGATATCACAATGTAAGGCAGGGGCTGTGCGCCCTTAGACCCCTCCAATCAGAAAGGCGTGGGACAAAGGTCCCTGCCCCGAGCCAGGTTGTTGCGGGAGACCTGGTTAGTACTCCTGGAGTGGACCACGGAGCTGCAcgtgcagttactctgaaactagtctacCAGCCCGGATCCATTTTGGGCACTAAGGGGTAACCCATTAGTTAGAAAAATTTCATTATGACCATAGCTGGTGGTCAGCAGCAGACTCATTGTAGATGCTGGaaatggtgctgtttttctccaTCGCTTAATCAGgcattttcaaccttttttcatttgaggatccataacaaatttcaaatggagctggggagccctttggaaatcttagacagccTGTGGCCCCCAGGGTCCCTGGACCACAGGCTGAAACCCACTGCAATAGACAATGGGTCTGTACCAACTGCTATATCCCTTTTACACTGGTAAATCCTCTTTTGTCAAATAGGCTACAGTGAAAATCCCTATGAAACAGACGAGATAAAAGCTGTTAATGTGCAACACAGAATGCTCTGAGCATTTAATACAGCCACAGTGGAACACAGATCCAAACTTCATTTTAGTAGCTTGGTTTGCTACCAGTATCTGAGAAAGAAACAGGTTCTTAGACATCTACAGTCCGCTCTGGGCAGCAGTGTTGATGCTAAGCTCGGTCTTGTCCACTTTGTATTCAGAAGCATTTCCTGTAGATGAAGAAAGGACCCTGTTCTTCATATTCTCTTCTGTAAACCCAGAGCTGCTGAAAGGCCTTGAGTGATGCCAAAATTGACCCTCCCGTCCAGACAGAAGACTTTCTGTCAGGGGATGCTGCTGCGATGGGGTCGTCATTGGGGCACATCTTGGTCAGGTCTCTCTGGAAGCGATCAGGGAAACCCCTCAGCATGGTACAACCTCCGCACAGCAAGATGTTGCCCATCAGCGTCTTCTTGAGATCAGCATCACATTTATTGAGGCAGGTCATTGTCAGCAGTGAAAGCGCTGGCTGCTGTGATCCTATCAAGGATGGTTTGAAGAGCATTTCAGCACACAGGAATCTCTCTTTGCCAATGGCAATTAGGTGCCCATCTGGAAGTTCATAATCAACCTGCTGTTTCTGGAGAGGCAAACCCATGTCATGCTGAAGGTCCAGAGACGTATAGCAACACTTTTCCTTGATATCTTCTACCACACTTAGTTGTTCCTCAGTAAATGTTTTCCCAGCCTCATTTAATAACTTCATGAGGTAATGGGTGAGGTCTGATCCAGCATAGTCTACTCTTCCAGTAATGCTTGGCATAGTATAACCTTCATAGATAGGGACCACATATGAAACGCCATGGCCACTTTCTACCACGAGAGCGGAGGTCTTTCCGTATGAATACATAGATAATCTGGACTGGTAGGCGATATGCATGGCAGGAGTGCAGAACGTTTCAAACAGCATCTCGGCATATTTCTCCCTGTTGGTGGTAGGACTCAGTGGAGGGTCGGATACCAGGACAGCATGCTCCTCTGGCTGAATCTTCATCTCTTTGTGGAAAATGTATTCCCAAATGTCTTGGACACAATCCCAGTCGACCACTATGCCATGTCGCAAGGGGTTGACCAGTTTTAGAGGTATTTTCAcatcctgaagttcttttccaacAAAGGTTTCTTTGCGATTGTCCCCAGTTTTAGCAGTCTCCTGGAAATGCTTGCCCACTGTGGATGAAATAACATGGGAGGGACGAGGCTCTCCAGCAAATCCACACTTACAGTAACCTGTGCCAATGTCTATGATCACCGCTCTAGTCTCCTTCACAATCTTGGGGCTTCCCTGAGTTGATGAAGCGCTATTCTCTTTAGGCTTTTTACTGGCCCTAACTAGTACCGCCCGTTTTGCAGGACCTTCCTGGATTGttgcttctgccacagagttgGCGCTTCCTTTGACtgacatttcctttccttttgtcaTAGATGTTGATTCCCTTTGACTGCACTGGCAGAAGCCATGGCAAGCCGAGAAATACCAGAGGTAATTTTGGAACTTTCATGCCACTGACATCACTGATTATGACATCAGCTGTCTGCTGCCGTTTGGGCTACAGCTTAGTATTTCAGAAGTCTTCTCTACGTGAGGACTTCTGGGGGAAATACACTGCTTGTTTAGCCTACCAGAGAACTAGTGGGGCCTGGCTGCCGCTGTTTCTACCACCATATATCCTCGCCTGGCTCTGAGCAGTAGTAGGTGACAAGGTGGCTGGTCTATGCCAACATTCCCACCTGCTGCTACTGGCTGTGGAGCCATGATGTGTGCAGATACAGCAAGTAGGCATGTCTGCAATGCACGTAACACAGGGGTTGTTCTAGAACATGTCTAACACTAGCTTTGACTACATTCTTTTCTCAAGGAAACAAACTGcttcctccccagcctcctcctgAAAAGGTCTAGATCTTTTCTGaagtcatttttaagtgtttCACTAACCAGTATTCCTTTGGGGCCTGATTTGTTTAATATTCAACAAGTTTCCATCTCTCAAACTTTGTGTGATTGtggtcatttttaaaaacaacactggTGAGAGACAGCCCCCAGGAACCCTGTCACAACATCATGTGTCGATGGGACATGGCTGATTTGCTTAAGAACACACTGAAATACAGAGTCAGGCTTGTGCTGTATAGCCCTTTGTAGCCTTATCACCCCCCTCCTGTCATCTATAGGTTTGCCACGAAGAAATACAGAGCCATAACAGAGTTAATGAAGAGGTCTAGGGTGCAGTGGGGTACAACAGGGACACTGTTGTAAACCACCAAAATGAGGCTGCCTCCTGCTGAACACCACCATTGTCCATCACAACATCATCAATATGAAACATACCTTCAGCAAGATCCAGTAGTGGTTTCTACCCAGTCTaagaggggaaggggacatgTGACTGCTGGCTAAGGAGGATGGGGCTCTCTTCAGAGCCCCCTAGTGCCACTGCTTGGCTAGAGCAGTCCTTGTTGAGAAGTGCAAGAATATCCGTCCCTTGGGCTGAATGATTCCTCTGCAGTGTTCACAAGAAGCAGAAGAACAGTATCTTATTCTTAGCTAGTGTTATTTTAAGCTGTCTTTTGCTGTGAATGGCAAAGCAATATGGGCAAAGCCAAAAGCATCACTGAGTAGCTGAAAACTGGCGTGCTCCGTGGTTACAGCTGCTCTCGATGAAAAATGCTCGGTAGTCAGATTAGAATTACTGGGTCCTTTACCATGAGCAACCGCTATGCCCCTGACTCACTGCTGCGGTGGGCCTCCTCGCTACACAGCCTGGAGCCCATGGATCCCGCCTGAGTCTGTTGCCGTCCCCAGTGTACCACCACATCTTAATGTTACATAAGCAGTGTAAGAAGGGAAAAGTCTCTCTCTAAATGTGAGAGTGGCTGTACTCGGGactggctccagcttttttgccaccccaagcggcgaaggaagaaggaaacaaaaaaaaaaacaagcctgGTTGAGCTGCCGCCGAGGTGctgctgaagaggaagagagggaattgCTGCCGAAGACCCAGACGTGCCACCCTGATGACGGAcggagtgccgcccctttctgttggccgccccaggcacctgcttccttcgctggttcctggagccagccctggctgtACTAGAATGCCACCTCAGCGTGTTCAGCGCACCCATCGCCCTAATACGTAGGCCCCAAAGGATGAGGATGTGCGACCCCAGGAGAAGGTGAGGAAGAGCCTTTTTCCACAGCAGCGTGCAATCCAGCAACCAGCCCTGGGCCGGGAAGCACAAGGTCATCACCCACCTTGACACAAAGTCGAATAAAACATTCTGGAGCTGCAGTTCATTTTTTATACTTGATAATTGCTTCAACAGTCCCACTGGTAAACACGTAAGAAGCCGCCCTTTCCACAAGCACACAGCACTAATGACATCAAAGCAATGACCTTCTCATGACAATACTAATGTTACAAGAGTATTATTTGGACTTCATGCCATCTACTCGAATGATCTGGCTGTCAAAATTAAACAGCGGATGCAAATGGCTGCAAGGAACAGGGCTAATGCCAGGCCTACAGCCATGACAGCTGCGCAGGAAGGGCATGGAGAGGATAACATGTTGTTGGGGACATGTACCTCGTCTCCAAAGGCTGAGCCCAAGGGCACAAAGAAGATGCAAGTACTAGTTGTAGACTTTAGTCACAGCATTGTAACTGTGGATTTGTTGCAGAACCAAGGCTTGCCCATGTGATTTCATCTACAGGAAGTAAGAGTTTTCAGGAGACTTAGAATTGgggaccaaaaaaacaaaaacaaaataggcTTGGATAAGACCGTCTGAATGCTAATACCATTAAACCTAGTCAGTCCATTGAGACATGGCATACGGTGCACTGGAATTGTGTCCACAATATTTGGGAATATTTCTTGTACAGGGATATCAGTATCCATCCTGAGGTCCACACTGTCCTGATAGCAGACCCTCCACTGAGTCTTGTCACCAATAAGGAAAGATCTGCAGAGCTGCTCTTTGAAATCTTGTGTGTTCCACCAAAGCTTATAGCCTGCCAGTCTACACTGTCCACGTATTCTTATTGGAAAGACCTCAGGTCTGGGTGTAGAAAGTGGCCATGTGGGTTTCCTGCATACTATCTATCCATTCAGGTGTCACGCTGCAAAACATTTCCAATAATATGAACGGTGCTGGAGAGGACCTCACACAATACCTAGTGAAACTGTTCGAATGAATCTGAGAACATGTTTACAGACACATATCTCCACAGCTTAGAAGGCATCAAGCAAAAGTGATGCCTTGCTGCTTCTGATCTTGATTCCCTGGGGATTTGGCACATGATCAATACCACGCTGACTGAGAACTTCCAGATATGCACCTGATCTCTGTTGGCAAACAGGTTTTTGGGTGCTGCAGAAGCCCTCTTCAAACCCTCCCTGCTACAGTCAGCTCAGCCAGCACGTCACTCCCCGACCATGACCTGCATTAATAAACGGGATGCCACCCTGAGAGAGGAAAGGCAGAATTAAATACTGTGCTGTGTGGAGGTACGACCACGCTGCGTGGCATCCCTGCCCACTTtcagagagaaattaagaggGGGTTCCCTAATGGTAACTCTAGCCTCCCCTGAAATTAGACCCTCCAGTCCAGACAGAAGTTTTGCTTTGGCTTCACTCCAGTTCTTTCAGCAGCTCTGTGTTAGCAAAGACGAATTATGATGAACAAGTGTTTTTTATAGGCCACAGAAAATGTTAATGGTTCTAActcaggggttttcaaactgggggttgggacccctcagcgggtcacgaggttattacataggggatcctgagctgtcagcctcaccccaaaccctgcttcggctctagcatttataatggtgttaaatatattaaaatgtgcttttaatttatagggggggttgcactcagaggcttgctatgtgaaaggggtcactagtacaaaagtgtgagaacccctgctctaactcaTCACCTTTTTGAGCCTGTGGACAATCCAGCAGGCATGTTCACTGGGATAATATTACAAGCTAACATCAGCAGGCTGAGAAACAATCAGCTGTTTCCTTTCGTCTACTAGTTCAGTTGTCCAGTAAGTTTAAAATGAATATtggctatttaaataaatggcttaAGTGAACGTTAAATGTAATCTAACGTATTAACATTAAATGGTCTGGCAATTCTTCATGGACTTCAGTGTTTTTGCTGGttagaattagggctgtcaattaatcagagttaactcacacgattaatcaaaaaaattaaatagcaattaattgcacttatatcaattgaaatttattaaatgtttggatgttttttactttttcaaatatcTATTTCAGGTACATCACAGAATCCAAAGTGCacagcgctcactttatatttattacaaatatttgcactgtaaaaatgattttaaaaaaatagtatttttcagttcacctcatacaagcactgttgtgcaatctctttatcaggaAAGTGCAAATttcagatgtagattttttttttttggttacataactgcactcaaacaaaacaatgtaaaactttagaggctccaagtccactcagtcctacttgttcagccaatcgctaagacaaacaagtttgtttacatttatgggaggtaatgctgcccgcttcttaattacaatgtcacctgaaagtgagaacaggcgttcgcatggcactgttatagccagcatcgcaagatatttacatgccagatgcactaaagattcatatgcctcttcatgcttcggccattgttccagaggacatgcttccatgctgatgatgctcgttaaaaaaaataatgcgttaattaaaatttgtgactgaactccttttgGGGGAATTGTCTGTCTCCTGTtctattttacccgcattctgccatgtatttcatgttatagcaatcacggatgatgacccagcccatgttcgttttaagaacactttcacagaagatttgacaaaacgcaaagaaggtaccaatgtgagatttctaaagacagctacagcacttgacccaaggtttaagaatctgaagtgccttccaaaatctgagagggaggaggtatggagcatgctttcagaagtcttaaaagaggaaCACTCTGacgtggaaactacagaacccaagccaccaaaaaagaaaatcaaccttctgctggaggcatctgactcggatgatgaaaatgaacacacaTCAGTCCGCAcagctttggattgttattaagCAGAACCTATCATGAGCAcagacgcatgtcctctggaatggtggttgaagcatgaagggacatatgaatctttagcgcatctggcatgtaaatatcttgcaacgccagctacaacaatgccatgagaacgcctgttctcgcttCCAGGTGACAtagtaaacaagaagcgggcagcattatctcctgcaaattgtaaccaaccttgtttgtctgagtgattggctgagcatgaagtaggactgagtggacttgtaggctctaaagatttacactgttttatttttgaatgtagggggttttgtacataattctacatttgtaagttcaactttcatgataaagagattgcactacagtacttgtatgagctaAATTGAAAAATAGAAttttgtttacagtgcaaatatatgtaattaaaatataaaatgagcactgtacactgtattctgtgttgtagctgaaattaatatatttgaaaatgtagtaaacatccaaaaatatttaaaataaatggtattctattgttgtttaatcgcgcgattaatcgcaattatttcttttaatgGCTTGGCAGCCCTAGTTGTAACAtaatccaaaggctggaagttgaaactagacaaattcagatgggaaataaggactacatttttaacggtgagcataattaaccattggaacaacctaccaagggctgtggtggttCTTCATCATTGACAATTTCTAAATCAAGGGGgggggatgtttttttctaaaagctttaCTCTAGgcattattgtggggcaggtctctggcccaTGCTATATAGGAAGTCAGCCTAGattaggggtggccaacctgagcctgagaaggagccaaaatttaccaatgtacattgccaaagagccacagaaatAAGTCTGtagccccctatcagctcccccacccctgctccagcccccagtgcctcccacctgccgcaATCAGCTCTTTCGCATGCGCAggaggctcggggtggggggagagcagtgagcgcatggcaggctcaggggaaggggcagagtagtgagcaccccctggcacattggaaagttaaggtctgtagctccagccccggagtcagcgcctatgcaaggagcgcatattaacctctgaagagccttcggagccacaggttggccacccctggcctagatgATCCCTATGGTCCCTTCTAGCATTGGAATCTATTCAATCTGTACCAGGTACTTAGCAGACCTTTGAATAAGCATAAGCCACATTTTCCCCCAGAAAGCCCTTGAGAGACTTCCCAGTCAGACACACTGCGGGAGTGATAGTCCACAATGAGTCTACAAAATACTGAACTTGAGGCTGCTTTATTTGTATTCTAAAAAGAAGTTACAAAAGTGTCAGTCGTATGCTGTTTGTACTAGCGAGGAACCTTCGCAGTGTTAAACCTGTAATTCAGCTAAAACAAAAATCTATGCAACTCGACAAAAAGTGTTTAGCCTTAGATTGATCAGATTTCACACAGTGATCTGTACAGTTATTTTGGCCAATGTTTCTTGAGATGTTCCTTTAACTGTGGGATGGTAGACTGGTGTTGCTTGCACACGTGACATCTGAGAGGCAACTTGAGGAGCGCAGAGGTCCCATCTTTAACCAGAACTTTTCCTTTGGTCTTCACCATCTCTATCACGTCTGAAGGAAACAAAGACGTTTGGTATCAAAACACTGCACTCTCAGCACTATGAAGAGTCTGCACGCTGCTTTACCTAAACAGGTAAAGCATTTTATCGTT
It encodes:
- the ACTL7A gene encoding actin-like protein 7A; this encodes MTKGKEMSVKGSANSVAEATIQEGPAKRAVLVRASKKPKENSASSTQGSPKIVKETRAVIIDIGTGYCKCGFAGEPRPSHVISSTVGKHFQETAKTGDNRKETFVGKELQDVKIPLKLVNPLRHGIVVDWDCVQDIWEYIFHKEMKIQPEEHAVLVSDPPLSPTTNREKYAEMLFETFCTPAMHIAYQSRLSMYSYGKTSALVVESGHGVSYVVPIYEGYTMPSITGRVDYAGSDLTHYLMKLLNEAGKTFTEEQLSVVEDIKEKCCYTSLDLQHDMGLPLQKQQVDYELPDGHLIAIGKERFLCAEMLFKPSLIGSQQPALSLLTMTCLNKCDADLKKTLMGNILLCGGCTMLRGFPDRFQRDLTKMCPNDDPIAAASPDRKSSVWTGGSILASLKAFQQLWVYRREYEEQGPFFIYRKCF